One segment of Dolichospermum sp. DET69 DNA contains the following:
- a CDS encoding type II toxin-antitoxin system HicB family antitoxin, with protein MATIKSQRQVLLSHGEDGYFVIEVPSLPGCISQGKTRKEALANIEEAISLYIEVLQDRGEPIPIVL; from the coding sequence ATGGCAACAATAAAATCTCAACGTCAAGTGCTGTTATCTCATGGTGAAGATGGGTATTTTGTGATCGAAGTACCAAGTTTACCAGGTTGTATCAGTCAGGGTAAAACTCGTAAAGAGGCTTTAGCTAATATAGAAGAAGCAATATCTCTCTACATTGAAGTTTTGCAAGATAGGGGTGAACCTATTCCAATAGTATTATGA
- a CDS encoding prolipoprotein diacylglyceryl transferase: MVVDFSVLPLGFLFTSPGPIVVKLGPIVIRWYGLLIASAVLIGVSLSGYLAKRRHINPDLISDLSIWLVIGAIPAARLYYVLFQWSEYSQHPERIIAIWQGGIAIHGAIIGGAIAALIFAKLNKVSFWQLTDLVAPSLILGQAIGRWGNFFNSEAFGGPTNLPWKLYIPLDRRPVDLVNFEYFHPTFLYESLWNLMVFAVLITLFFRALAKKPRLKVGTLFLVYWILYSLGRVWIEGLRTDSLMLGSLRMAQMVSLGGMTLGLVGLGWLYLLKRPLPDVVSSTNGEKNAPE; encoded by the coding sequence ATGGTAGTGGATTTTTCGGTTTTACCCTTGGGGTTTCTATTTACTTCTCCTGGTCCGATTGTGGTCAAACTAGGACCAATAGTTATTCGCTGGTATGGGTTGTTAATTGCCTCTGCTGTATTAATTGGTGTTAGTCTTTCTGGATACCTAGCCAAACGTCGTCATATTAATCCCGATTTAATCAGTGATTTATCAATTTGGTTGGTGATTGGAGCTATTCCTGCCGCTAGGTTGTATTATGTTTTATTTCAATGGTCAGAATATTCTCAGCACCCCGAACGGATAATTGCTATTTGGCAAGGGGGTATTGCGATTCATGGGGCAATTATTGGCGGTGCGATCGCGGCGTTGATTTTTGCTAAATTGAATAAAGTATCTTTTTGGCAATTGACTGATTTGGTTGCTCCTTCATTAATATTAGGGCAAGCCATCGGTAGGTGGGGAAATTTTTTCAACTCGGAAGCTTTTGGAGGTCCGACTAATTTACCTTGGAAGTTATATATTCCTCTAGATCGTCGTCCTGTGGATTTAGTGAATTTTGAATATTTTCATCCCACTTTTTTGTATGAATCACTGTGGAATTTAATGGTGTTTGCAGTGTTAATAACTTTGTTTTTTAGAGCTTTAGCTAAAAAACCCCGGTTGAAAGTAGGGACGTTATTTTTAGTTTACTGGATACTCTATAGCTTAGGGCGGGTTTGGATTGAAGGTTTACGCACAGATAGCTTAATGCTAGGATCTTTACGGATGGCACAAATGGTAAGTTTAGGAGGAATGACTTTAGGATTAGTTGGTTTAGGTTGGCTGTATCTACTCAAGCGCCCTTTACCCGATGTTGTTTCTTCGACAAATGGAGAAAAAAATGCCCCAGAGTAA
- a CDS encoding DUF4276 family protein — protein sequence MIRLYIFVEGQTEETFVRELLYNHFLQQNIYVIPILLGGVVTYGKIKKQLHRKCSEDSKSFVTTMFDMYGLPVDFPGKSSIPNTSNPFDKAEYLEEKLYKDIGYQNFIPNLLVHEFEALLYSNPQAFLEWFDQSIVETIQRERDLFSSPEHINDSPKTAPSKRIIKSCPRYDKPLHGSLIAMDIGLDTIRKNCQHFNKWLTLLEKIT from the coding sequence ATGATTCGATTATACATTTTTGTAGAAGGACAAACAGAAGAAACTTTTGTGAGAGAATTACTCTACAATCATTTTTTGCAACAAAATATATACGTTATTCCTATACTACTGGGAGGTGTGGTAACTTATGGAAAAATAAAAAAACAATTACATCGTAAATGTTCTGAAGATAGCAAATCTTTTGTGACTACAATGTTTGATATGTATGGATTACCCGTAGATTTTCCTGGTAAAAGTTCTATTCCTAATACAAGTAATCCTTTTGATAAAGCTGAATATCTTGAAGAAAAACTATATAAAGATATTGGATATCAGAATTTTATTCCTAATTTATTAGTGCATGAGTTTGAAGCACTTCTTTATAGTAATCCACAAGCTTTTTTAGAGTGGTTCGATCAAAGCATAGTAGAAACTATACAGCGTGAACGTGATTTATTTTCTTCACCTGAACATATTAATGATAGTCCGAAAACAGCCCCTTCTAAACGCATTATTAAATCTTGTCCTAGATATGATAAACCGTTACATGGCTCTTTAATTGCAATGGATATTGGTTTAGATACAATACGTAAAAATTGTCAACATTTTAATAAATGGTTAACACTGTTAGAAAAAATCACATAG
- a CDS encoding DivIVA domain-containing protein, which yields MLQPKISSLESNHNGNNPTPRDYVNGIPPNGNPAPTPGVDIQQELNHIEEIILSSLRIPLTGRTLIDEDKLLEQLDFVRLSLPTVFQEALEILAQKNEILLEAEEYGQQVVDVAQAKRAQILAESDIVRQAQREADQLRRQVQQDCEAMMQETMTEIERKRRACQQELEEMRQTAISQAEEIEDGADKYADNVLGNIEQDIQEMLKIITNGRKQLHSGNVSKGGDNPQQRPPHNPKKR from the coding sequence ATGCTACAACCAAAAATCTCTAGCCTCGAATCCAACCACAACGGCAACAATCCTACCCCACGAGACTATGTGAATGGCATCCCCCCAAATGGGAATCCAGCACCAACTCCAGGGGTAGATATTCAACAGGAACTCAACCATATAGAGGAAATAATTCTCTCTAGTTTGAGGATTCCACTGACGGGACGGACTTTAATAGATGAAGATAAATTACTCGAACAACTTGATTTTGTCCGCCTTTCTTTGCCAACAGTGTTTCAAGAAGCACTAGAAATTTTGGCACAAAAGAATGAAATTCTCCTAGAAGCAGAAGAATATGGACAACAGGTTGTAGACGTAGCCCAAGCCAAAAGAGCGCAAATTTTGGCGGAAAGTGATATTGTCAGGCAAGCACAGCGGGAAGCTGACCAACTGCGGCGACAAGTTCAGCAGGATTGTGAAGCTATGATGCAGGAAACTATGACAGAGATTGAACGCAAGCGTCGCGCTTGTCAGCAAGAATTAGAAGAAATGCGGCAAACGGCAATTTCTCAAGCTGAGGAAATTGAAGATGGTGCTGATAAATACGCCGATAACGTTCTGGGTAATATTGAACAGGATATACAGGAAATGTTAAAAATTATTACTAATGGTCGCAAACAATTACATTCGGGTAATGTCTCGAAGGGTGGAGATAATCCCCAACAACGCCCTCCGCATAATCCCAAAAAAAGATAG
- a CDS encoding response regulator transcription factor: MPLTILVVDDDLGTRLSISDYLDLSGYSVITTDNGVDALAMVEKYHPDLMVTDIIMPRMNGYELVRRIRQQSVLRLLPVILLTARTKTQERILGYQSGCDLYLSKPFELEEVAAAIRNLLERSQIIQSECRFLDQEEISFATYTKAKNGHISIPNKVQQSQVLTPLTVREQEVLDLLTHGLSNIEIGNHLHLSPRTVEKYVSSLLRKTETSNRAELVRFAIKHGLVE; encoded by the coding sequence ATGCCCTTGACTATTCTTGTAGTAGATGATGATTTAGGCACACGCCTATCTATTAGTGATTATCTTGATCTATCTGGGTATAGTGTCATAACTACTGATAATGGTGTTGATGCTTTGGCTATGGTTGAAAAGTACCATCCTGATTTGATGGTGACAGATATTATAATGCCACGGATGAATGGTTATGAATTAGTGCGTCGTATTCGTCAGCAATCAGTGCTTCGATTATTGCCTGTAATTTTGTTAACAGCGAGAACTAAAACCCAAGAACGAATTTTGGGGTATCAGTCAGGCTGTGATCTGTATTTGTCTAAGCCTTTTGAATTAGAAGAAGTAGCCGCTGCTATTCGCAATTTATTAGAGCGATCGCAAATTATCCAATCAGAATGTCGTTTTCTTGATCAGGAAGAAATAAGTTTTGCCACTTATACAAAAGCAAAAAACGGTCATATTTCTATACCTAATAAGGTGCAACAATCTCAAGTATTGACACCGCTAACTGTTAGAGAACAGGAAGTTTTAGACTTATTAACTCATGGTTTGTCTAATATAGAAATTGGTAATCATTTACATTTGAGTCCGCGCACAGTGGAGAAATATGTTAGTAGTTTATTGAGGAAAACAGAAACCAGCAACCGCGCTGAATTAGTTAGGTTTGCGATTAAACATGGTTTAGTAGAATAG
- a CDS encoding DUF1611 domain-containing protein: MRLSLNQRIAILLHEGITGVQGKTGLSILRYSESPIVAVIDRETVGKSLVELTGIKRDVPIVASVTAALQYKPEVLVIGIAPKGGAVPDDYWGDIKDALKAGMSLVNGLHTPMANIPELNALLKPGQLIWDVRKEPANLDVASAMAQTLPCRRVLTVGTDMAIGKMSTSLELHRVAKLRGIRSKFLATGQTGLMLEGEGVALDAVRVDFAAGAVEQLVMRFGQHYDILQIEGQGSLLHPGSTATLPLIRGSQPTHLILVHQAGQTHNRNNPQIPIPPLPEVIQLYEIVASGAGAFRHVPVVGIALNTKNLGEEEAKNAIAHIIAETKLPCTDPIRFGAELLLDAVIQR, from the coding sequence GTGCGTCTGTCGCTTAATCAAAGAATAGCAATTCTTCTCCATGAGGGAATTACTGGAGTTCAGGGAAAAACCGGGTTATCAATTTTACGCTACAGCGAGTCTCCTATTGTGGCTGTGATTGATAGGGAAACTGTAGGTAAATCTTTAGTCGAGTTAACAGGTATTAAAAGAGATGTGCCAATTGTGGCATCTGTGACAGCAGCTTTACAGTATAAACCGGAAGTTTTGGTAATAGGGATTGCGCCTAAAGGTGGTGCTGTTCCTGACGATTATTGGGGTGATATCAAAGATGCCCTCAAAGCGGGAATGTCTTTGGTAAATGGATTACATACACCAATGGCAAATATACCAGAATTAAATGCCCTCCTTAAACCCGGACAATTAATTTGGGATGTCCGCAAAGAACCTGCTAATTTGGATGTAGCATCTGCTATGGCGCAAACTTTGCCCTGTCGGCGGGTGTTGACGGTGGGAACGGATATGGCTATTGGTAAAATGTCCACTAGTCTGGAATTACACCGAGTAGCTAAGTTGCGGGGTATCCGTTCTAAGTTTTTGGCTACCGGTCAAACTGGGTTAATGTTGGAAGGGGAAGGAGTGGCTTTAGATGCTGTCCGGGTAGATTTTGCGGCGGGTGCGGTGGAACAGTTGGTAATGCGTTTTGGTCAGCATTATGATATTCTTCAAATTGAAGGGCAGGGTTCTCTTTTACACCCTGGTTCAACGGCAACTTTACCTTTAATTCGGGGTTCTCAACCGACACATTTAATCTTAGTGCATCAAGCAGGACAAACTCATAATCGTAATAATCCGCAGATACCGATTCCACCGTTACCAGAAGTAATTCAGTTGTATGAAATTGTTGCGAGTGGAGCGGGTGCTTTTCGTCATGTTCCTGTGGTGGGAATAGCTTTGAATACGAAAAATTTAGGGGAAGAAGAGGCAAAAAATGCGATCGCTCACATCATAGCAGAAACTAAACTACCATGTACAGATCCTATTCGGTTTGGGGCTGAATTACTATTAGATGCAGTTATACAGCGTTAA
- the coaD gene encoding pantetheine-phosphate adenylyltransferase: MIAIYPGSFDPITLGHLDLIQRSSRLFEQVIVAVLRNPNKMPLFTVEQRLEQIRLATKHLPNVGVDSFDGLTVKYAQMQQAQVLLRGLRAVSDFEIELQMAHTNKTLSTQIETVFLATSNEYSFLSSSVVKEIARFGGSVDHLVPPHIALDIYQCYNQKSLASNPTTTATILPHETM; the protein is encoded by the coding sequence GTGATTGCTATTTATCCTGGTAGTTTTGATCCCATCACCTTGGGACACCTAGACCTCATTCAGCGCAGTAGTCGTCTGTTTGAACAGGTGATAGTTGCCGTTCTGCGAAATCCCAATAAAATGCCATTGTTTACAGTAGAACAAAGATTAGAACAAATTCGTCTAGCTACAAAACATTTACCAAATGTGGGAGTAGACAGTTTTGACGGTTTGACCGTAAAATATGCCCAAATGCAACAAGCGCAAGTTTTGTTACGGGGGTTAAGAGCGGTTTCTGACTTTGAGATTGAGCTACAAATGGCTCACACTAATAAAACATTGTCTACTCAGATCGAGACAGTTTTTCTGGCAACATCAAATGAGTATAGTTTTTTAAGTAGTAGTGTGGTAAAAGAGATTGCCAGATTTGGTGGCTCTGTTGATCATCTTGTTCCCCCACACATTGCCCTAGATATATACCAATGCTACAACCAAAAATCTCTAGCCTCGAATCCAACCACAACGGCAACAATCCTACCCCACGAGACTATGTGA
- a CDS encoding AAA family ATPase yields the protein MTTLTSNKQLSKIILKGFKSIADCDIQLSQLNILIGCNGAGKSNFISFFRMLQEILDRHFQVFVSRQGGPDTILHFGRKTTEQLEIELYFGNNRYHATVEPTQDNRLMFSQESFGWGGGEWEIGSGHFETQAFTGTGTKIDDYVLSAMQQWRVYHFHDTSDSAYIKQPASINDNIYLRPDARNLAAFLYLLKNNYSQSYQQIVKTIRLVAPFFNNFLLRPSPHNNDVIELEWFEQGQDIPFKAHLLSDGTLRFICLATVFLQPTTLQPETILVDEPELGLHPYVITILASLMRSVSRERQLIVSTQSVELLNEFSADDVIVVDRENGKSLLRRLNKDDLHEWLEDYSLGELWKKNIIGGRPSK from the coding sequence ATGACAACGTTAACCAGTAACAAGCAACTATCAAAAATTATTTTAAAGGGTTTTAAATCCATTGCTGATTGTGATATTCAGCTTTCTCAACTTAACATACTAATTGGCTGTAATGGTGCGGGAAAATCTAACTTTATCAGCTTTTTTCGTATGCTTCAAGAGATACTTGATAGACATTTTCAAGTTTTTGTAAGTCGTCAAGGTGGACCAGATACAATATTGCATTTTGGTCGAAAAACAACTGAACAATTAGAGATTGAACTATATTTTGGCAATAATAGATATCATGCTACCGTTGAACCAACTCAAGATAACCGTTTGATGTTTTCTCAAGAGTCTTTTGGCTGGGGTGGTGGTGAGTGGGAAATAGGTAGTGGTCATTTTGAAACTCAAGCTTTTACAGGGACTGGAACAAAAATTGATGACTATGTATTATCTGCTATGCAGCAATGGCGAGTTTATCATTTTCATGATACTAGTGACAGTGCTTATATAAAACAACCTGCTTCTATTAATGATAATATTTACCTGCGTCCAGATGCTCGCAATTTGGCGGCTTTTTTGTATTTATTGAAAAATAATTATTCTCAATCTTATCAACAAATTGTCAAAACCATTCGACTTGTAGCCCCTTTCTTTAATAATTTTCTATTGCGTCCTTCTCCACATAATAATGATGTAATAGAACTAGAATGGTTTGAACAAGGTCAGGATATTCCTTTTAAAGCACATCTACTTTCAGATGGAACATTGCGGTTTATCTGTTTAGCAACGGTATTTTTACAACCTACTACGTTACAACCAGAAACTATTTTAGTTGATGAACCAGAATTAGGTCTTCATCCTTATGTAATTACTATTTTAGCATCTTTAATGCGTTCTGTTTCTAGAGAAAGGCAATTAATTGTTTCTACTCAATCGGTTGAATTATTAAATGAATTTAGCGCAGATGATGTAATTGTCGTAGATCGAGAAAATGGTAAATCATTACTTCGCAGATTAAATAAAGATGATTTACATGAATGGTTAGAAGATTATAGTTTAGGAGAATTATGGAAAAAGAATATTATTGGAGGTAGACCGTCAAAATGA
- a CDS encoding IctB family putative bicarbonate transporter has product MNLVWERLTLSSLPLKEYLSGSYLHRFLVGFLLPWRQSSILMQSGDLIAVCLLSLIYALAPFVSTTLIGLLLVACVGFWLLLTLSDDSKPANAASVTPIHLLVLLYWGIAAISTALSPVKKAALGDLQTLTLYLLLFALCARVLRFPRFRSWLITLYLHISLIVSVYGLRQWFFGAKALATWVDPESPLAKTTRVYSYLGNPNLLAGYLLPAAVLSLVAIVAWQGWMKKALALTMFIVNTATLILTFSRGGWIALLLGLFTVAILLIYWWSIDMPPFWRSWSLPILLGAVVGLLVIGVLFVEPFRVRVVSIFADRQDSSNNFRKNVWESVFQMIRDRPIIGIGPGHASFNHVYPLYQRPRFTALSAYSVFLETIVETGFLGFTCFMWLIVVTFNTGFLQLRRLRETKNIEGLWLIGAISSMLGILTQGLFDTVFYRPEVNTLWWLMVALVASYWQPLAKSHQMIGNRE; this is encoded by the coding sequence ATGAATTTAGTCTGGGAAAGATTGACTTTATCTTCTTTACCACTCAAAGAATATTTGTCTGGTAGTTACCTACATCGGTTTTTGGTGGGGTTTTTGCTGCCTTGGCGACAAAGTAGTATTTTAATGCAGTCAGGCGATCTGATCGCCGTATGCCTACTGAGTCTTATTTATGCTCTTGCGCCTTTTGTTTCTACTACTTTAATTGGTTTATTGTTGGTGGCTTGTGTCGGCTTTTGGTTGCTGTTGACTTTATCTGATGACAGTAAACCAGCTAATGCTGCTTCTGTTACCCCTATTCACTTATTGGTGTTGCTGTATTGGGGTATTGCGGCGATATCAACAGCTTTATCACCGGTTAAAAAAGCGGCTTTGGGTGATTTACAAACATTAACTCTTTATTTGTTGCTGTTTGCCCTCTGTGCTAGGGTGCTGAGATTCCCTCGGTTTCGGTCTTGGCTAATTACTCTTTATTTACATATATCCCTGATTGTCAGCGTCTATGGGTTGCGACAATGGTTTTTTGGCGCGAAAGCTTTAGCTACTTGGGTTGACCCCGAATCACCTTTAGCGAAAACTACCAGGGTTTACAGTTATTTAGGCAATCCCAATTTACTGGCAGGTTATCTTTTACCGGCTGCGGTTTTAAGCTTGGTGGCTATTGTGGCTTGGCAAGGTTGGATGAAAAAAGCTTTAGCACTAACAATGTTTATTGTTAATACTGCAACTTTAATTCTGACCTTTAGTCGTGGTGGCTGGATTGCTTTATTGTTGGGATTGTTTACTGTGGCAATATTGCTAATTTACTGGTGGAGTATAGATATGCCCCCATTTTGGCGGAGTTGGTCTTTACCAATTTTGTTAGGAGCTGTGGTGGGTTTATTGGTAATCGGAGTGTTATTTGTAGAACCTTTCCGGGTGCGAGTTGTCAGTATATTTGCTGACCGCCAAGATAGCAGTAATAATTTTAGAAAAAATGTCTGGGAATCTGTATTTCAGATGATCCGCGATCGCCCGATAATTGGTATAGGACCTGGACACGCTTCTTTTAATCATGTCTATCCTCTCTATCAACGTCCTCGGTTTACAGCTTTAAGTGCCTATTCTGTGTTTCTAGAAACGATTGTGGAAACTGGCTTTTTGGGTTTTACCTGTTTTATGTGGTTAATAGTCGTCACCTTTAATACAGGATTTTTGCAACTGCGACGATTACGAGAAACTAAAAATATCGAGGGCTTGTGGTTAATTGGGGCGATCTCTAGTATGCTAGGTATACTTACTCAGGGTTTATTTGATACGGTCTTCTATCGCCCTGAAGTTAATACCCTCTGGTGGTTAATGGTGGCTTTAGTTGCCAGCTATTGGCAACCTTTGGCTAAAAGTCATCAGATGATAGGGAATAGGGAATAG
- a CDS encoding dipeptide epimerase — protein sequence MQINFQTFTVNKRFPLTISRGTTAQTTNIWLQITEEEITGWGEASPFGVGNHRQSTEKIQETLQQIIPILQKYSPWQRQEIEAILEQMEIPSAVKAAVDMALHDWLGKRVNLPLWQLWGLDKNAIVPTSVTIGINSPAAAKARTRDWLDFMDVQLLKVKLGSTAGIEADQKMLLAVREEAAGKDVFVDANGGWSLTDAIKMCNWLADLGIKYVEQPLVRGEEANLAQLKKHSPLPIFVDESCFTSADIPLLANDVDGINIKLMKSGGITEAMRMVHTAKAHNLQVMFGCYSDSSLANTAALQLAPLADYLDLDSHLNLIDDPFSGAVVENGRVLLNNLPGLGVKHRASVA from the coding sequence ATGCAAATCAATTTTCAAACCTTCACAGTCAATAAACGATTTCCCCTCACCATTAGTCGCGGAACAACAGCACAAACAACAAATATCTGGTTACAAATCACTGAAGAAGAAATCACAGGTTGGGGAGAAGCATCTCCTTTTGGTGTAGGCAATCACAGGCAATCTACCGAGAAAATCCAGGAAACTTTACAGCAAATCATACCTATTTTACAAAAATATAGCCCTTGGCAACGGCAGGAAATTGAGGCAATATTAGAACAAATGGAAATTCCCTCCGCAGTTAAAGCGGCTGTGGATATGGCATTACATGATTGGTTGGGTAAGCGTGTCAACTTACCATTGTGGCAACTTTGGGGACTGGATAAAAATGCTATAGTACCAACATCGGTAACAATTGGCATTAATTCCCCAGCAGCAGCAAAGGCAAGGACGCGAGACTGGTTAGATTTTATGGATGTGCAATTATTGAAAGTAAAATTAGGTTCAACAGCAGGAATAGAAGCAGATCAAAAAATGCTCTTAGCAGTACGGGAAGAAGCCGCAGGAAAAGATGTGTTTGTTGATGCTAACGGCGGTTGGAGTTTAACGGATGCCATAAAGATGTGTAATTGGTTAGCCGATTTAGGGATAAAGTATGTAGAACAGCCTTTAGTAAGAGGTGAAGAAGCAAATTTAGCCCAGTTAAAAAAACATTCACCGTTACCAATTTTTGTAGATGAAAGTTGCTTTACCAGTGCGGATATTCCCCTATTAGCGAATGATGTGGATGGCATTAATATTAAATTAATGAAATCTGGGGGAATTACCGAAGCCATGCGAATGGTGCATACAGCTAAAGCCCACAATTTACAAGTGATGTTCGGCTGTTATTCTGATAGTTCTCTGGCTAATACCGCCGCATTACAACTTGCACCACTGGCTGATTATTTGGATTTAGATAGTCATTTGAATTTAATTGATGATCCTTTTAGTGGTGCAGTGGTAGAAAATGGGCGAGTTTTGCTGAATAATTTACCTGGTTTGGGAGTGAAACATCGTGCGTCTGTCGCTTAA
- the smpB gene encoding SsrA-binding protein SmpB has translation MSDKQSDGYKVICDNRQARFLYEIIETYEVGIQLTGTEVKSIRAGKANLQDGYALLRDGEAWLINVHISPYASSGAYFNHEPRRTRKLLLHKQELRKLIGRVQQEGLTLVPLKMYLKRGWVKIVIALGKGKKLHDKRESLKRRDDQRDMQRAMKRY, from the coding sequence ATGAGTGATAAGCAGAGTGACGGTTACAAAGTTATTTGTGATAATCGGCAAGCACGGTTTTTATATGAAATCATAGAAACCTATGAAGTGGGAATTCAGTTAACTGGAACTGAAGTAAAATCAATTCGTGCCGGTAAAGCCAATCTCCAAGATGGCTATGCGTTGCTTCGTGACGGTGAAGCATGGTTAATCAACGTGCATATTTCTCCTTATGCCTCTAGTGGTGCATATTTTAATCATGAACCAAGAAGAACCCGCAAATTATTACTTCATAAACAAGAACTGCGGAAACTGATTGGTAGGGTACAACAGGAAGGTTTAACTCTAGTCCCCTTAAAAATGTATCTGAAACGGGGTTGGGTAAAAATAGTTATTGCCCTTGGTAAAGGTAAAAAACTCCACGACAAACGCGAAAGTCTCAAACGTCGTGATGATCAACGAGATATGCAAAGGGCAATGAAGAGGTATTAA
- the cobM gene encoding precorrin-4 C(11)-methyltransferase, producing MSESTNNLSYSKYPSLLEPAVYIVGAGPGDPDLLTVRAQKLLAAADVILFADSLIPEQILDVCRADAEIIKTANRTLEEILPLMINAVRSHKSVVRLHSGDPSLYSAIHEQMQLLADANIPFEVIPGISAFQAAAAKLKIELTVPGLVQTIILTRISGRTHVPDTEELTALAAHQASLCLYLSVTHITEAQTKLLEHYKGDTPVAICYRLGWPDEKIRVVTLAQMADCTHEEKLRRTTLYVISPALLPVSGRSRLYHPEHNHLFRSSHSGTAGVSRGNPPVVAPLVE from the coding sequence ATGAGTGAATCTACTAATAACTTGAGTTATTCCAAGTATCCAAGTTTGCTAGAACCAGCGGTTTATATTGTGGGTGCGGGTCCCGGAGATCCTGATTTATTAACGGTGAGAGCGCAAAAGTTGTTGGCTGCGGCTGATGTGATTTTATTTGCAGATTCCTTAATTCCCGAACAAATATTAGATGTTTGTCGTGCAGATGCGGAAATTATCAAAACAGCAAATCGGACTTTGGAAGAAATTTTACCACTGATGATTAATGCCGTGCGATCGCATAAATCTGTGGTTAGACTACATTCTGGTGATCCTAGTCTATATAGCGCTATTCATGAACAAATGCAGCTATTAGCCGATGCTAATATCCCTTTTGAAGTCATTCCTGGGATCAGTGCCTTTCAAGCTGCCGCAGCTAAACTGAAGATAGAGTTAACTGTTCCTGGTTTAGTGCAGACGATTATTCTGACTCGCATTAGTGGCCGCACCCACGTACCTGATACTGAAGAATTAACAGCTTTAGCGGCACATCAAGCCAGTTTATGTTTATATCTAAGTGTGACCCATATCACTGAAGCCCAAACCAAATTGTTAGAACATTATAAAGGGGATACTCCCGTAGCCATTTGCTATCGCTTAGGCTGGCCAGATGAAAAAATCCGGGTTGTTACTTTGGCACAAATGGCAGATTGTACTCATGAAGAAAAATTACGACGAACTACACTTTATGTAATTAGTCCCGCACTATTACCAGTAAGTGGGCGATCACGCTTATATCATCCTGAACATAATCATTTATTCCGTTCATCACACTCAGGTACAGCAGGAGTCAGTAGGGGCAATCCCCCTGTGGTTGCCCCTCTTGTGGAGTAG
- a CDS encoding Rpn family recombination-promoting nuclease/putative transposase has product MKTDKLFYRLFLSQPGLITELIPEIPKDCEFTYSAPAVKEKGFEIDGLLTPIAKDLNLPLVFLEAQMQRDPKFYGRYFAEIFMYLYQYNVKQPWYGLLILPNRQEDLGSDIPYQSLLTNQVKRLYLEDLLPLTDLSPNLSLLKLLVVNEQDTAPLAQAIINSAETEEELRRRLDLVEAILVNKFPQLSTKEILKMLNLKTADVTQTRFYQEVFQEGQQEGRQEGRQEGETGLVLRMLTKRYGLLSLAQQEQIRGLNIEQLESLGESLLDFTEISDLDGWLLAHLKS; this is encoded by the coding sequence ATGAAAACTGATAAACTGTTTTACCGACTATTTTTATCTCAGCCAGGATTAATTACCGAGTTAATCCCAGAAATTCCCAAAGATTGCGAATTTACCTATAGTGCGCCCGCAGTCAAAGAAAAAGGATTTGAAATAGATGGATTATTAACACCGATTGCCAAGGATCTAAATTTGCCTTTGGTATTTTTAGAGGCACAGATGCAGAGAGATCCCAAATTTTATGGGCGGTATTTTGCAGAGATTTTTATGTACCTATATCAGTACAACGTCAAGCAACCTTGGTACGGATTATTAATTTTACCCAACCGACAGGAAGATTTAGGCTCAGATATTCCCTACCAATCCTTGTTAACAAATCAAGTCAAACGCCTATATCTAGAAGATTTGTTACCGTTAACAGATTTGAGTCCCAATTTGTCATTATTGAAATTGCTGGTAGTAAATGAACAAGATACAGCCCCCTTGGCACAGGCGATTATTAATAGTGCAGAAACAGAAGAAGAACTGCGCCGACGCTTAGATTTGGTAGAAGCTATACTTGTGAATAAATTCCCACAACTCAGCACAAAGGAGATTTTGAAAATGCTAAACCTGAAAACAGCAGATGTCACCCAAACACGGTTTTATCAGGAAGTGTTTCAAGAAGGACAGCAAGAAGGGCGACAAGAAGGACGACAAGAAGGGGAAACTGGTCTAGTGCTGCGTATGTTGACTAAGCGGTATGGATTGCTGTCTCTAGCCCAACAAGAGCAAATAAGAGGTTTGAATATAGAGCAGTTGGAGAGTTTAGGGGAGTCTTTGTTAGATTTTACAGAAATATCCGATTTAGATGGGTGGCTTTTGGCGCATTTGAAGTCATAA